From the genome of Psychrilyobacter atlanticus DSM 19335, one region includes:
- a CDS encoding DUF1015 family protein, whose translation MPKLKPFKGYRLKNENLNKLVHLNHSSLNKLKILEKEKLVRLGTVNGKMSDHIELLDREKDIYYNDFLVKDLEDSYYIYSYGDLITKKEYRGILGKVLVRDYLNGNIKTHELTRDEKITDMVKNLKNFNSETAPVFLTFKKQGKIDELLFRYSKDSNLIHTVIMGNIEKKIWKISKKEEIEQIQKEFKKIETFYIADGHHRSYSKSKYSVDSNFLAVVFSEDQIEVLDYNRLVVDFNGRNLDDIFEEIEKDFELIKTSKSEILCRSKNDFVIYVNKTWNLFNLRKGIRESLKEVEEKLDVSILQNYVLDPIFDIKNPTRDKRIKFFGGLGHKEKLVKEADKENGVAFFLYPTGKEEFFQIADQNKIMPPKSTWFEPKIASGIIIHKYKEGEE comes from the coding sequence ATGCCAAAGCTTAAACCATTTAAGGGGTATAGATTAAAAAATGAGAATCTTAATAAGTTAGTTCATTTAAATCATAGTTCTTTGAATAAACTGAAAATATTAGAAAAAGAGAAATTAGTTAGATTAGGAACTGTAAATGGAAAAATGTCAGATCATATAGAACTTTTAGATAGAGAAAAAGATATTTATTATAATGATTTTTTAGTCAAAGATCTTGAAGATAGTTACTATATATATTCGTATGGAGATTTAATAACTAAAAAAGAATATAGAGGGATTCTTGGGAAGGTTCTTGTCAGAGACTATTTAAATGGTAATATAAAAACCCATGAATTAACAAGAGATGAAAAAATTACAGATATGGTAAAAAATTTGAAAAACTTTAATAGTGAAACAGCACCTGTATTTTTAACATTTAAGAAACAAGGTAAAATAGATGAACTATTATTCAGATATTCAAAGGATTCTAACTTAATTCATACAGTGATAATGGGGAATATAGAGAAAAAAATATGGAAAATCTCTAAAAAAGAGGAAATAGAGCAAATTCAAAAAGAATTTAAAAAAATAGAGACATTTTATATAGCTGACGGACATCATAGATCTTATTCGAAAAGCAAATATAGTGTAGATAGTAATTTTCTGGCAGTAGTTTTTTCAGAAGATCAAATAGAAGTATTGGATTATAATAGATTAGTAGTCGATTTTAATGGGAGAAACTTAGACGATATTTTTGAAGAGATTGAAAAGGATTTTGAGTTGATAAAAACATCAAAATCAGAAATTTTATGTAGATCTAAGAATGATTTTGTAATATATGTGAATAAAACTTGGAATTTATTTAACTTAAGAAAAGGTATAAGAGAAAGCTTAAAAGAAGTAGAAGAGAAATTAGATGTATCAATACTTCAAAATTATGTATTAGATCCAATATTTGATATAAAAAATCCAACAAGAGATAAAAGAATAAAGTTTTTTGGTGGTTTAGGGCACAAAGAGAAATTAGTGAAAGAAGCAGATAAAGAAAATGGAGTTGCATTTTTTCTTTACCCTACAGGAAAAGAAGAGTTTTTTCAAATAGCTGACCAAAATAAGATAATGCCTCCAAAATCTACATGGTTTGAACCTAAAATAGCATCAGGAATAATAATTCATAAATACAAAGAGGGTGAAGAATAA
- a CDS encoding aminotransferase class I/II-fold pyridoxal phosphate-dependent enzyme — translation MQGLILAAGMGNRLGEYTNDNTKCMVEVNGNRLIDLALEKLYNCGVRKTIMVIGYKGENVKKYLGSNYKEMEIEYVENDVYNKTNNIYSLWLAKDKLIEDDTILIESDLIFDEKILRDLIESNDKNSAVVSKFERWMDGTVTVLNKKREIVSFIPGVNFDWAATKEYYKTVNIYKFSKEFSENTYVPFLEAYIKTLGNNEYYEQVLRVISQLTEVDFKAHILTEEKWYEIDDAQDLDIAGAIFAKGEEKLEKFQKRYGGYWRFPRVKDFCYLVNPYFPNKEMLDEFKYNFDTLLSEYPSGQGVQNLLAGKMFACNPKNIIVGNGAAELIKIITNEIEGKFGVIFPTFNEYPERIGYDRVEQFIPKNNEFKYSSDELIEFSKTIKALILINPDNPSGHFLRKEDIIKILDSFEETGQYLILDESFVDFAGKEEMYSAIDNELMNRYKNLIVIKSISKSYGVPGSRLGILATANKNIMDKVKKEVSIWNINSFGEYFLQIFGKYSKVYLKACHQIANERDRFYGELQNISFLNVVPSKANYFLCELTNDFTATQLATKLLNDDDLYIKDLTGKIGIEGEKYIRLAVRDKSDNDYLLEKLKGVEFKSER, via the coding sequence ATGCAAGGACTGATATTAGCAGCAGGAATGGGAAATAGACTGGGTGAATATACTAACGATAACACTAAGTGTATGGTAGAAGTTAATGGAAATAGATTAATAGATCTAGCTTTAGAAAAATTATATAACTGCGGCGTTAGAAAAACAATTATGGTTATAGGATATAAAGGTGAGAATGTAAAGAAGTACCTGGGGTCAAACTATAAAGAAATGGAAATAGAATATGTTGAAAATGATGTCTATAATAAAACAAATAATATCTATTCATTGTGGCTTGCAAAAGATAAGCTAATTGAAGATGACACAATATTAATTGAAAGTGATTTAATATTCGACGAGAAAATATTAAGGGATTTAATTGAAAGTAACGACAAAAATAGTGCTGTTGTATCAAAATTTGAAAGATGGATGGACGGAACTGTAACAGTGTTAAATAAAAAGCGAGAAATTGTAAGTTTTATTCCAGGAGTAAACTTTGATTGGGCAGCAACAAAAGAGTATTATAAAACTGTAAATATTTATAAGTTTTCCAAAGAGTTTTCTGAAAATACGTATGTTCCATTTTTGGAAGCATATATAAAAACCTTAGGAAATAATGAATATTATGAGCAAGTTTTAAGAGTAATATCCCAGTTGACAGAAGTAGATTTTAAAGCACACATATTAACTGAAGAAAAATGGTACGAGATTGATGATGCTCAAGATTTAGATATAGCTGGTGCTATATTTGCCAAGGGAGAAGAAAAATTAGAGAAATTTCAAAAAAGATATGGAGGTTACTGGAGATTTCCAAGAGTAAAAGATTTTTGTTATTTAGTAAATCCTTATTTTCCTAACAAAGAGATGTTAGATGAATTTAAATATAACTTTGATACATTATTATCTGAGTATCCTTCTGGTCAAGGGGTTCAAAATTTATTAGCAGGAAAGATGTTTGCTTGTAATCCTAAAAATATAATTGTAGGAAATGGAGCCGCAGAATTGATAAAAATAATAACTAATGAGATCGAAGGGAAATTTGGAGTTATATTCCCTACATTTAATGAATATCCTGAAAGGATAGGCTACGATAGAGTGGAACAGTTTATACCTAAAAATAATGAATTTAAATATTCTTCTGATGAATTAATCGAGTTTTCTAAAACAATAAAAGCATTAATCCTTATAAATCCAGATAATCCAAGTGGACACTTTTTAAGAAAAGAAGATATCATTAAAATCTTAGACTCTTTTGAAGAAACAGGTCAATACTTAATTCTAGATGAATCATTTGTAGATTTTGCAGGGAAAGAGGAGATGTACTCAGCTATTGATAATGAATTAATGAATAGGTATAAAAATTTAATAGTTATTAAAAGTATCAGTAAAAGCTATGGAGTACCTGGATCAAGGCTGGGAATACTGGCAACAGCTAATAAAAATATAATGGATAAGGTAAAAAAAGAAGTATCTATTTGGAATATTAACTCATTTGGAGAGTATTTTTTGCAAATATTTGGGAAGTATTCAAAAGTATATTTAAAGGCTTGTCACCAAATTGCGAATGAGAGAGATAGATTTTATGGCGAATTACAAAATATAAGTTTTTTAAATGTAGTTCCATCAAAAGCTAATTATTTCTTGTGTGAATTAACTAATGATTTTACAGCAACGCAACTTGCAACTAAATTATTGAATGATGACGATCTATATATAAAAGATTTAACGGGAAAGATAGGAATTGAAGGGGAAAAATATATCAGGTTAGCTGTAAGGGATAAAAGTGATAATGATTATCTTTTAGAAAAACTAAAAGGGGTTGAATTTAAAAGTGAAAGATAA
- a CDS encoding ornithine cyclodeaminase family protein, protein MKDKNKSLVLSYSDIKEMKLSIKNIIDEIKSTVVKHANNEVYLEPKITLRPREGQFYTAMPGGIKDEYLGLKLIERFDKSENTPGIFGTLLLNDEKTGKLLSIMDATWLTSIRTGAIAAITMEKLAQKGFDSISIIGLGNTAMASLICIKEIFPDLKKINILAYKDAHNRFMKRFEGYDFEFNVYEDLESVIKASKVVITSVTYAGKPFVKKEWLQDGVLAIPIHARGWQECDPYFDKVYTDDYGHTKHFIPNLTAELGEVVAGYKKGRESDAEKIIAYNIGMAIDDIAVAKLIYKKALIEKKGVYIDIADYNEEYYV, encoded by the coding sequence GTGAAAGATAAAAATAAATCTTTAGTTTTAAGTTATAGTGATATAAAAGAAATGAAATTGTCTATAAAAAATATAATAGATGAGATTAAAAGCACAGTAGTAAAGCATGCAAATAATGAGGTTTATTTAGAGCCTAAAATCACTTTAAGACCTCGAGAAGGACAATTTTATACAGCTATGCCAGGTGGAATAAAAGATGAATATTTAGGGTTAAAGTTAATAGAAAGATTTGATAAAAGTGAAAATACTCCAGGAATATTTGGTACACTATTACTAAATGATGAGAAGACAGGGAAGCTACTTTCAATTATGGATGCGACATGGTTGACTTCAATAAGAACAGGTGCTATAGCAGCTATAACTATGGAGAAATTAGCCCAAAAAGGCTTTGATTCTATATCTATAATTGGATTAGGAAATACAGCTATGGCTTCTTTAATTTGTATAAAAGAAATTTTTCCTGATTTAAAGAAAATTAATATCCTAGCATATAAAGATGCTCACAATAGATTTATGAAGAGATTTGAAGGCTATGATTTTGAATTTAATGTTTACGAAGATTTAGAGTCTGTTATAAAAGCTAGTAAGGTAGTAATAACTAGTGTTACTTATGCAGGTAAACCCTTTGTGAAAAAGGAATGGCTACAAGATGGAGTGTTAGCTATTCCTATTCATGCAAGAGGATGGCAAGAATGTGATCCTTATTTTGATAAAGTTTATACAGACGATTATGGACATACAAAACATTTTATTCCAAACTTGACTGCAGAACTAGGAGAAGTAGTAGCAGGATATAAAAAAGGGAGAGAAAGCGATGCAGAAAAAATAATTGCTTATAATATAGGAATGGCAATAGATGATATAGCTGTAGCTAAACTGATATATAAGAAAGCTTTAATAGAGAAAAAAGGAGTATATATAGATATCGCAGATTATAATGAAGAATATTATGTTTAG